The following are encoded in a window of Salvelinus sp. IW2-2015 unplaced genomic scaffold, ASM291031v2 Un_scaffold83, whole genome shotgun sequence genomic DNA:
- the LOC112068073 gene encoding ALK tyrosine kinase receptor-like: MDCPLGDDEGDMCSQFLNGSYCSFEDGECGWQPTAAKGSSWRRVHTPPKGVRPSCSSSSGAMFSVDGGQSKGHQVSTLLRSPLFPPPLRNSRCEVRFLMCSGGGQRGALSLWLVENSTRPEEQRRLWHSANEPKTKKGWRRIIVPLYGLVDWYGGSIWSIDRETSDYGQSQP; encoded by the exons gTCAGTTTCTCAACGGCAGCTATTGCTCCTTCGAGGATGGCGAATGCGGTTGGCAGCCAACAGCGGCCAAGGGATCCTCCTGGAGGCGTGTCCACACCCCGCCAAAAGGGGTGCGGCCCAGCTGTTCATCATCCTCAG GTGCCATGTTCAGTGTGGACGGAGGGCAGTCCAAGGGTCATCAGGTGTCAACGTTGCTCAGGagccctctcttcccccctcccctaCGGAACTCTCGATGTGAG GTACGGTTCTTGATGTGTTCTGGAGGTGGCCAGAGAGGGGCACTGTCTTTGTGGCTGGTGGAAAACAGCACACGGCCAGAGGAGCAGCGCAGACTGTGGCACTCTGCCAACGAGCCCAAGACCAAGAAAGGCTGGAGGCGCATTATCGTTCCTCTCTACGGACTTGTTGACTGGTACGGCGGATCAATTTGGTCCATTGACAGAGAGACAAGTGATTATGGCCAATCCCAGCCTTAG